The region GGGAAGGCTCTGGACCAGTACCAATAAGGGTCTGGCACTTATTTCTCCCGAGTCCATGGATATCTCAATTTTTACGATGTCCGACGGTTTGCAGAGTAATGAGTTTAACAGCGGTGCGTCCCTGCGTGGAAAGAGCGGAACTCTTTTTATGGGAGGGGTTGGTGGGCTCAGCTATTTTGATCCGGAGATTGTTGAAACTAATAAAAATGCTCCGGAAACACTGCTGTCCGGGTTGAGTATAAACAATAAAAAGATCTCTGTGAAAGAAAAAATCCATGACAGAATCCTTTTACCAAAGGCTCTTTATCTTATGGAGGAACTGAAACTGACCCAGGACGAACTGGTCATTACCTTTCATTTCAGGGCGCTTCATTATTCAGAACCCGAAAAGAACAGTTACGCCTACTATCTGGAAGGATTGGAACCCGATTGGAATTATACTGGAAACAGCCCTAATTCTACCTACACAAAGCTTGCCCCGGGAAGCTATCGTTTCCACTATAAAACTGCCAGTTCAGACGGTTTCTGGTCTCAGGAAAAGTCACTCAAAGTGGTTGTAGAGTCAAGATTTTATCAAACCTTGATTTTTAAGGTTTTTCTGGTCATCGTCTTGCTGGGATTTCTTCTTCTATTACTGCGATTGAAAATCCGGAAGACTGAGGAAAAGACGAATCTTCTGGAAGAAAGAGTAAAGGAACGAACCATGGAACTTGAACAGGCCCTCAACCGGGAAAAGAAAATGAGAGATGTTCTTAACGTGGGAGAAAAAATGTCCTCCCTCGTCAGTCTGACGGTCCATCTCGCTCATAATCTCAATACCCCCCTGGGTTCCAGCTTGACAGCCCTCTCTTTTTTAAAAACCTCCCTGGAAAAAAGCGGTGCCGATCCTACTCAGAAGGATAGCTGCGACATGGCTCTGGAGGGAACAAAACAAGCAGTACAGATTGTCAATCAGTTATCCAGTGCTTCCAGTGCTCAGGCACTCCCCACTCCGGTACTGTTCAATCTCAGTGAAATTCTGGATGAATACATTGGTCAGCATTGGAGTCATGCCCTTCGCAAGACTGGAATCCATTGTATTCTGGATTTTCCGAAGACAGAGCATGTCATTCTGGGATCCATCAGCTCACTCCAGGAGATTCTGGACAGCCTGATTGGCAATTCTCTCCAGCATGCCTTCAAGGATCTTGAAAAAGAGAAGGAAAAAAAGATTTCACTGAAGCTTGTGTATTCTGATAAAGAGGCTCTTCTTATTTACCGTGACAATGGCAAGGGTATCAAAGATGAAGTATTAAGCAAGATCTTTGAACCCTACGAAGGGAGTCATGCTTCGGGTAAGACTGGTGTTGTCGGCATGGGTTTATTTCTGGTCTATAACCTGATTAAACTGCAGTTTTCGGGCAGTATCAGTAGTGTCCAGGACACTGAAGGGGCCTGTTTTCATATTAGGCTCCCTTTAATCAAAGAGAAGCGGGTATAATATTCTATGAGTATTGATGGAGATAAGAGTTTACATTTCAGCTCAGATATAAAAGAACATAAGGAATCTGTTCCTGAAGACCCCTGGAAGATCCTGATCGTGGACGATGAATCCATAATGCACTCCGTAACAAAGCTTGTTCTGAGGGATTATCGGTTTGAAGGGCGAAAACTTCATTTTCTTTCAGCCTATTCTTCTATTGAAGCCAGGACAATCATAAAGGAAAACCCCGATATAGCGGTTGCTCTCATCGATATTGTCATGGAAGAAGACAACAGTGGACTCCAATTTGTCCATTGGTTACGGGATGATCAGAAAAACAGAGAGATTCGCATTATCCTGCGGACCGGACAACCTGGACTCGCTCCGGAAAGGGATATCATTCAGCGTTACGAGATTAATGATTATAAAGAAAAAACTGAGCTTACAGATGTCAAACTGATAACATCTTTAACAGTGGCAATCCGTGGATTTCGGGATCTTCATGTGCTGAACCGGAACCGGCATGGTTTTCAGAAGATTTTGGCTGGGGGTACCGAACTCTGGTCGACAGAGAATACCCGTGACTTTCTATTCCGTATTCTTCAGCAGTATCAGCGGATTGCCGCAGGAGAATCCGGTCTTATCCAAAAGGATTCTCTGATTATTCAGAATGGGGACATGGGCTGCCGAATCCGTCTGGGGACTGGAATCTATGCAGAACAGGAAGGCTCCTCTCTGAGTGAGGCGTATGACAGTGAGTTTGCCCCCCTCATCAAGGAGTGCGCCCGGGGGGGCAGTATTATATATGTCTTTCCCTTTCTGGCCTGTGCTCTGGGTACCCGGCAGGATGAGGGCCTTTATCTCATCACCCGTCTGGGAAAAGCCCCGGATAAAACGGATCATAACATTCTGTCGGCCTTTTTGATGAACACCTCTCTGGCCATGGATTATTGGATCCTTTCGGTGAGCCGTTCCCGATCTCAGAAGAAAATGCTCTACTTTCTCTCCGAGGTCATAGAACAGCACTTTGCCGAGACGGGGAATCATATCCGCAGAGTCTCTGAAATGGTATATCTCATGTCAATCAAGCTGGGCATACAAGAGGACCAGGCTGAGAATTGGAAAATGGCTTCCATCCTCCATGATCTGGGCAAGATTGGTATTCCTGATCATATTCTGAAGAAACCAGGCAAACTCAGCTATGAAGAGATGGTCATCATGAAATCCCATGTACAGATCGGGTATAAAATGCTCAGCTCCAATAAGGATGAGTTCTTTCCCGATGCCGCGGCTATTGCTCTTTCACACCATGAATGCTGGGACGGCAGCGGTTATCCTGATGGTCTCAGGGGAGACGAGATTTCCCGTCCAGCCCGGATTCTGGCGGTTGTTGATGTTTTTGATGCCCTGACGCATAAACGTATTTATAAAGAAGCCTGGAAAATGGAAGAAGCCCTGAAATTCATCCTGGAGAAAAAAGGCCGGGATTTTGAGCCGGATCTGGTAGATTTGTTTCTCGAAAATTATGAGGAGATGAAAGGAATTCTGAATGCCTACCCTGATTAAAGCATTCCTTCTGTTTATAATTTCTCTCTCGCCTCTTCCAGCACAGGAGCTCAATCTGAGCCGTCTTCCCTTGCAGGAAACCTATGCCGATAGTCGTTCTGTGCTTTATGAAATAGTGAATACCCCCGAATCCGAGTGGTTCAGCCCCAATGAGAATATCACGGAGGAACCCGATCAGGATCTCTGGCTGAAAATTCCTTTGGAGACGGTTCAATTTGAGACTGATTTTTATCTGACAGAGCACAAAGGCCTGCGTTTCTGGGAGTTTTTTCTGATGAAAGGAGATTCCCTTGTTCACAATGCTCAAGTGGATTGGACCCAGCCTCATCAAGGCAGTTCGTACCAGGCCATTCTATACCGGGGATTTACCTACGCACCGGTTACACAGTATGCGGGAGAGGGATATGTTCTCTTCATTCATATCAGGAAGCAGTATCAGTCACAATATAACTTTATACTGAGAAGTTATGAAAATTTTGTTAAGAATCAGCAGACCTGGTCACTGATTCAGGGACTTGGCCTGGGATATTTCTTCGTCATTCTCCTCCTTTCCATACTTTTGATTATCAACATGAAGTATATTATTAATTGGCTTTTTTTACTCCTGGTTCTGTTTTCGGGTCTTAATATCCTGTTTTTATCGGGTCTGGGACCTTATCTTACTGTTCTTGTTATTCCCAGAATCTCTCTGCTGTTCTGGTTTACTCTGATGGGACTTTTCAATCCTGCTGT is a window of Oceanispirochaeta sp. DNA encoding:
- a CDS encoding HD domain-containing phosphohydrolase — its product is MSIDGDKSLHFSSDIKEHKESVPEDPWKILIVDDESIMHSVTKLVLRDYRFEGRKLHFLSAYSSIEARTIIKENPDIAVALIDIVMEEDNSGLQFVHWLRDDQKNREIRIILRTGQPGLAPERDIIQRYEINDYKEKTELTDVKLITSLTVAIRGFRDLHVLNRNRHGFQKILAGGTELWSTENTRDFLFRILQQYQRIAAGESGLIQKDSLIIQNGDMGCRIRLGTGIYAEQEGSSLSEAYDSEFAPLIKECARGGSIIYVFPFLACALGTRQDEGLYLITRLGKAPDKTDHNILSAFLMNTSLAMDYWILSVSRSRSQKKMLYFLSEVIEQHFAETGNHIRRVSEMVYLMSIKLGIQEDQAENWKMASILHDLGKIGIPDHILKKPGKLSYEEMVIMKSHVQIGYKMLSSNKDEFFPDAAAIALSHHECWDGSGYPDGLRGDEISRPARILAVVDVFDALTHKRIYKEAWKMEEALKFILEKKGRDFEPDLVDLFLENYEEMKGILNAYPD
- a CDS encoding 7TM diverse intracellular signaling domain-containing protein, with amino-acid sequence MPTLIKAFLLFIISLSPLPAQELNLSRLPLQETYADSRSVLYEIVNTPESEWFSPNENITEEPDQDLWLKIPLETVQFETDFYLTEHKGLRFWEFFLMKGDSLVHNAQVDWTQPHQGSSYQAILYRGFTYAPVTQYAGEGYVLFIHIRKQYQSQYNFILRSYENFVKNQQTWSLIQGLGLGYFFVILLLSILLIINMKYIINWLFLLLVLFSGLNILFLSGLGPYLTVLVIPRISLLFWFTLMGLFNPAVILYLQSFLALSVEKKGIRYYFVFLLCLSIALSLVPLFAPTDKVQFFVNLQNIFSSLLIGVGLIWLTAKKIRPARWLLAGWFLYLFVTYLGYVLSQMDESRTMISPVCSFLGQGFLVMLFGGAMIMD